Genomic window (Thermanaeromonas sp. C210):
GAACCGTCGGTTATGGAGAGTGTGGCCGCTACCGTCACGCCTCCCGGAGTCCTGGCCATAGCCAGGCAAAAAAGGGCCAGCTTATCCCTCCTGCTGGAAAACCCGGAGGTTTTTTTATTAGTAGCCGATGGGGTCCAGGACCCGGGTAATTTGGGAACCATGCTGCGCACGGCGGTGGCTGCCGGCTGCACCGGGGCGGTTTTGACCGGCGGGACGGTAGATCCCTATAACGAGAAAGTGGTGCGCGCTGCCATGGGCGCCCTTTTCCACCTCCCGGTGGTCACGGGTATCGCGGCAGCCCAGCTGGCCCTTCGGCTAAAGGGGAAGGTGAGGGTAATCGTGGCCCACGTGGATGCCGTCCGCCCCTACTACGACTACGATTACGGCGGAAGGGTGGCCCTGGTTCTGGGTAACGAAAACAGAGGTCCCAGTCCGGAAATACTAAAGCAAGCCGAGGCCCAGGTGAGCATTCCCCTTTGGGGGCCCGTAGAATCCCTTAATGTGGCGGTGGCGGCCGCTATTTTGCTTTATGAAGCGGCTCGCAGGCGCCATATGGGGGAGGCTTAAGTATGCTGCGGGCGCGCCTTACTCCTACCCAGGGGATCGTCATAGGTTTTGCCTGCGTGATTCTGGCGGGAACCCTTTTATTGATGTTGCCCGTTTCTTCGGCGGGGCGGGCGACTGATTTTTTGACGGCTCTGTTCACCGCCACTTCGGCCGTGTGCGTGACCGGGCTGGTAGTGGTGGATACCGGTACTTACTGGTCTGCCTTCGGTCAAGGGGTTATTGCCTTGCTGATCCAGATAGGTGGACTGGGCTGGATGAGTGTGGTCACTTTGTTCGCCCTCCTAATCCGGAAGCGCATTTCCCTGGGGGAAAGGCTGTTAATCCAGGAGGCCCTGAATCGGGAGAATTTGGGCGGGGTCGTAGCTCTAACGAAGAGGATTATTCTCACTACCTTTGTCCTGGAAGGTGTAGGGGCCCTGGTTTTATCCTGGCGGTTTGCCCGGGATTTTGGGTGGGGACGAGGGGTATATTACGGGGTATTTCACGCCGTGTCGGCCTTTAATAATGCCGGCTTCGATGTGTTGGGCCCCGTCTTTGGGCCGTACTGCAGTCTGACCCCCTACGTCCAGGATATCACCATCAATATAGTTATTTCGACTTTATTGATCCTTGGCGGTATCGGATTCCCCGTAATCATGGAAGTGGCGGGGTTCCGGAGGAGAGCGGGTCGTTTGAGCTTGCACAGCAGAATGGTTCTTCTGACGACTCTCGTCCTGATTGTAGCCGGTACGCTTATTCTTTTAGCCATAGAATGGGATAACCCCAACACCCTGGGACCTTTATCGCCCGCGGGCAAGGGGATGGCTGCATATTTCCAGGCGGTTACCCCCAGGACGGCAGGCTTCAATACTGTTAGCATCAACGACCTCCGCCCTGCGAGCCAGTACGTTCAGGTCATCTTGATGTTTATAGGAGCTTCGCCGGCGGGTACCGGCGGCGGCATTAAGACCACCACTTTCACCGTTCTGGTGCTGGCCATAGCGGCGGTAGTGAGGGGACGGCAGGAAGTGGAATTCGGCGGCCGGTGTATCCCCTGGCACCGCGTAATTAAAGCGCTGGTCATTGCTGCCCTGGGTTTCTTACTGGTGAACGCCGTCGGTTTTATCCTCCTTCTTACCGAAGGGAAAGGGTTTTTGCCCGTTTTGTATGAAGTAACTTCGGCCTTCGGCACCGTAGGCCTGACTACGGGCCTGACCCCGGAGCTGACACCTGTCGGCCGCTGCCTCCTTATCCTTACCATGTTTGCCGGCAGGGTGGGTCCGGTGAGCTTGGCCATGGCCATCTGGAAACGACAGGTAAGGGTTAACATTCATCTGCCGGAAGAACAGGTCATTTTGGGCTAGCCAAGGGTTGGGCCGTATGGTATAATCT
Coding sequences:
- a CDS encoding TrmH family RNA methyltransferase, whose amino-acid sequence is MGSIITSRANRYVKLARSLYRRAQREKTGLYLLEGKHLLMEALAARAEVEVVFYEPHFVRSAEHAGLISRLREAGYLCLEVEPSVMESVAATVTPPGVLAIARQKRASLSLLLENPEVFLLVADGVQDPGNLGTMLRTAVAAGCTGAVLTGGTVDPYNEKVVRAAMGALFHLPVVTGIAAAQLALRLKGKVRVIVAHVDAVRPYYDYDYGGRVALVLGNENRGPSPEILKQAEAQVSIPLWGPVESLNVAVAAAILLYEAARRRHMGEA
- a CDS encoding TrkH family potassium uptake protein, which translates into the protein MLRARLTPTQGIVIGFACVILAGTLLLMLPVSSAGRATDFLTALFTATSAVCVTGLVVVDTGTYWSAFGQGVIALLIQIGGLGWMSVVTLFALLIRKRISLGERLLIQEALNRENLGGVVALTKRIILTTFVLEGVGALVLSWRFARDFGWGRGVYYGVFHAVSAFNNAGFDVLGPVFGPYCSLTPYVQDITINIVISTLLILGGIGFPVIMEVAGFRRRAGRLSLHSRMVLLTTLVLIVAGTLILLAIEWDNPNTLGPLSPAGKGMAAYFQAVTPRTAGFNTVSINDLRPASQYVQVILMFIGASPAGTGGGIKTTTFTVLVLAIAAVVRGRQEVEFGGRCIPWHRVIKALVIAALGFLLVNAVGFILLLTEGKGFLPVLYEVTSAFGTVGLTTGLTPELTPVGRCLLILTMFAGRVGPVSLAMAIWKRQVRVNIHLPEEQVILG